A region of Leptolyngbya sp. 'hensonii' DNA encodes the following proteins:
- the pheA gene encoding prephenate dehydratase, producing MASVSIAHLGPSGTNAETAALNCATWLQQKTGQSALLHPYATIAQTLQAVAQGETQLAVVPVENSIEGSVTVTLDTLWQLDQLRIQAALVLTISNTLLSRATQLADIRVVYSHPQALAQCQHWLRQTLPAAQLVPANSTTEALTHLVEDTTIAAIASERAAQLYQVPILAQAISDYPDNCTRFWLLSLEPSPGGDHTSLAFIVHDSPGALVKPLQIFAQRDINLSRIESRPSKRSLGDYLFFVDLEADTRQPAVQSALKELEAYTETLKIFGSYSVIPI from the coding sequence ATGGCCAGCGTCTCCATTGCTCACCTCGGACCTTCCGGCACCAATGCCGAAACAGCGGCCCTAAACTGCGCTACCTGGTTACAGCAAAAAACGGGCCAATCCGCTCTTTTACATCCCTATGCCACGATTGCGCAAACCTTGCAGGCCGTGGCCCAGGGTGAGACCCAATTGGCCGTTGTCCCGGTGGAGAACTCGATCGAGGGCAGTGTGACCGTCACCCTGGACACCCTCTGGCAGCTCGACCAGTTACGGATTCAGGCCGCCCTGGTCCTGACCATTTCCAATACCCTGCTGTCGCGGGCGACCCAGTTAGCGGACATCCGGGTGGTTTATTCCCATCCCCAGGCTCTGGCCCAGTGCCAGCACTGGCTCCGACAAACTCTACCCGCAGCCCAGCTCGTTCCGGCCAACTCGACCACAGAAGCCCTGACCCATCTGGTGGAAGACACCACGATCGCGGCGATCGCTTCAGAACGAGCAGCCCAACTCTACCAGGTACCCATTCTGGCTCAGGCCATCAGCGACTACCCCGATAACTGTACCCGCTTCTGGCTTCTCAGCCTGGAACCCTCACCCGGAGGCGACCACACCTCTCTGGCCTTCATTGTGCATGATAGTCCAGGGGCGCTGGTTAAACCCTTACAGATTTTTGCCCAGCGAGACATTAATTTGAGTCGGATCGAATCCCGTCCCTCGAAGCGATCCCTGGGGGACTATTTATTTTTCGTTGATCTGGAGGCAGATACTCGTCAGCCTGCTGTGCAATCTGCCCTGAAAGAGCTAGAAGCCTACACCGAGACGCTGAAGATCTTTGGCAGCTATTCCGTCATCCCCATCTAA
- a CDS encoding DUF1997 domain-containing protein: MLPTMLTRFTSSQTVDIAVAEQPVPIQHYLRQPQRLVNALVDPSRIELLGNDRYRLKLRPLSFLAFNLQPTVDLQVWTESQGTVHLRSVSCEIRGIEYINQRFNLNLVGKLQPHLVNGAVHLLGRADLEVQVELPPTLWLTPRPLLEAAGNSLLKSVLLTIKQRLMHQLVSDYYRWVASTSADAAVFPGASALPAR; the protein is encoded by the coding sequence GTGCTGCCGACTATGCTTACCCGGTTCACCTCTTCCCAGACTGTTGATATTGCTGTTGCAGAACAACCCGTCCCGATTCAACATTACCTCCGACAACCGCAGCGATTGGTGAATGCGCTGGTTGACCCGAGTCGGATTGAACTATTGGGCAACGATCGGTACCGGCTGAAGTTACGTCCACTTTCTTTCCTGGCCTTCAATCTGCAGCCGACTGTGGACCTTCAGGTCTGGACCGAATCGCAAGGAACGGTCCATTTGAGATCCGTGAGCTGCGAAATTCGTGGTATCGAGTATATCAATCAACGGTTTAACCTGAATCTCGTCGGTAAACTGCAGCCCCATTTGGTGAATGGTGCGGTTCATCTGCTAGGAAGGGCTGATCTGGAGGTTCAAGTAGAATTGCCACCCACCTTATGGTTAACGCCTAGGCCGTTGCTGGAGGCGGCGGGCAATAGCCTGCTGAAGAGTGTTTTGCTGACCATTAAGCAGCGGCTCATGCACCAATTGGTGTCGGACTACTATCGCTGGGTGGCCTCTACATCAGCAGATGCGGCTGTTTTTCCAGGAGCGTCTGCCCTGCCTGCCCGATAA
- a CDS encoding ribonuclease HII translates to MQSTQLSLLEEFRDAHIPERIAGVDEVGRGCLFGPVVAAAVILPPLAEPHLIALGVTDSKQISATERQFLATQIQAMALSCRIGTASVREIDRLNILGASLLAMKRAIRRLTPQPELCLIDGNQLIPDLDLPQQPLVRGDSRCLAIAAASIIAKVWRDQLIIRLADRYPGYDLAANKGYGTAKHRAALARYGPTPYHRLSFSPCHAARERAL, encoded by the coding sequence TTGCAATCCACTCAGCTCAGCTTGCTGGAGGAATTCCGTGATGCCCACATCCCGGAACGAATCGCGGGTGTTGATGAAGTGGGTCGAGGTTGCCTGTTTGGGCCAGTCGTAGCCGCTGCAGTCATTTTGCCTCCTCTGGCTGAGCCCCATCTGATCGCCCTAGGTGTCACCGACAGCAAGCAGATCTCGGCTACTGAGCGGCAATTTCTTGCCACTCAGATTCAAGCAATGGCCTTAAGTTGCCGCATCGGCACGGCTTCCGTGCGAGAGATCGATCGACTCAATATTCTGGGTGCCTCTTTACTCGCCATGAAGCGAGCTATTCGCCGTTTGACCCCCCAACCTGAACTTTGCTTAATCGATGGTAATCAATTAATTCCCGACCTGGATCTCCCCCAGCAGCCTCTCGTCAGGGGAGACAGTCGTTGTCTGGCAATTGCGGCAGCCAGCATTATCGCCAAGGTCTGGCGCGACCAATTGATCATTCGCCTCGCCGATCGCTATCCAGGCTATGATCTAGCGGCCAACAAAGGCTATGGCACCGCCAAACATCGGGCTGCCCTAGCGCGGTATGGTCCTACACCATACCATCGGTTGTCTTTTTCACCCTGCCATGCCGCCCGAGAACGGGCTCTATAG
- a CDS encoding Rne/Rng family ribonuclease yields MPKQIIIAEQHRIAAVFSEDQIQELIVATGTHQISDIYLGIVENVLPGIDAAFVNIGDSERNGFIHVTDLGPIRLKRSAGSITELLTPQQKVLVQIMKEPTGNKGPRLTGKITLPGRYLVLMPYGKGVNLSRHIRNENERNRLRALAILIKPAGMGMIVRTEAEGVPEEAIIEDLETLQKQWETVQQEATTSRPPALLNRDDDFIQRVLRDVYSAEVNRIVVDSHTGLKRVKQHLASWSSGKAPQGLLVDHHRDRIPILEYFRVNAAIREALKPRVDLPSGGYIIIQPTEALTVIDVNSGSFTRSATARETVLWTNCEAATEIARQLRLRNMAGVIIVDFIDMDARRDQLQVLEHFNRALKADKARPQIAQLSELGLVELTRKRQGQNIYELFGRACPTCGGLGHLVHLPGEAEAEDLIRLDSSGYRPRSRSNATADLFSAQETGDLLDTGFVNDTPWDGQDEDSEDGSETELPGYAIPQERGGSHRRRRRRNDNVKPQGHDRRESSGGRRNRPAEAGLEERSDRPERADTNGSRVVNGSNRGITPRPEAPAIEVDSAAPIEEAAPVALRQGWAQKSERGKSGRREGRPAPAAPELVVVEMTPEEQELYSLMGISPLVLVPQGVKDPRTAMISVVLPGERPLDLPPGLEDGRLQPTEPESEPEDGLAFVEVPLPVEISDLPPAIAQSNEDETTDSLVDPDPAEELTKTSVSEPENRRRRRRSSAVDSSR; encoded by the coding sequence ATGCCAAAGCAAATTATCATCGCAGAGCAGCATCGAATTGCTGCTGTTTTCTCCGAAGACCAGATCCAGGAGCTGATTGTCGCCACCGGGACTCATCAGATTAGCGACATTTATCTGGGTATCGTAGAAAATGTTTTACCAGGTATCGATGCCGCCTTCGTTAACATCGGAGACTCAGAACGGAACGGGTTTATTCATGTGACCGACCTCGGTCCTATTCGCCTGAAACGATCGGCAGGTTCTATCACTGAACTGCTCACCCCCCAACAAAAGGTGCTGGTGCAGATCATGAAGGAGCCTACAGGTAATAAAGGCCCCCGGTTGACGGGTAAAATTACCCTGCCTGGGCGGTACCTGGTCCTGATGCCCTATGGCAAAGGGGTAAACCTTTCCCGACACATTCGCAATGAGAATGAGCGCAACCGGCTGCGGGCACTGGCCATCCTGATTAAGCCTGCGGGTATGGGCATGATTGTTCGTACAGAAGCAGAAGGGGTTCCGGAAGAAGCCATCATCGAAGACCTGGAAACCCTGCAAAAGCAGTGGGAAACAGTTCAGCAGGAAGCTACCACCTCCCGCCCTCCCGCCCTCTTAAATCGGGATGATGATTTTATCCAGCGGGTTTTGCGGGATGTTTATAGTGCTGAAGTGAACCGGATTGTAGTGGACTCTCACACTGGCTTGAAACGGGTGAAGCAACATCTGGCTTCCTGGAGCAGTGGCAAAGCCCCCCAGGGATTATTGGTCGATCATCACCGAGATCGCATCCCAATCTTGGAATATTTCCGAGTCAATGCTGCCATTCGTGAAGCCCTCAAGCCCAGGGTTGATCTGCCTTCAGGTGGCTACATTATCATCCAACCGACGGAAGCCCTGACTGTGATCGACGTGAACTCTGGCTCCTTTACCCGATCGGCCACAGCGCGCGAAACCGTTCTCTGGACAAACTGCGAGGCCGCCACTGAAATCGCCCGCCAACTCCGCCTGAGAAACATGGCAGGTGTCATTATCGTAGACTTCATTGACATGGATGCCCGTCGTGACCAGTTGCAGGTGCTGGAGCATTTCAACCGGGCCCTGAAGGCAGACAAAGCCAGGCCCCAAATTGCCCAACTATCGGAACTGGGTCTGGTCGAGCTGACCCGTAAACGCCAGGGCCAGAACATCTACGAACTTTTTGGTCGGGCCTGCCCCACCTGCGGCGGTTTGGGGCACCTGGTTCATCTCCCTGGAGAGGCCGAAGCAGAAGACCTGATCCGGCTAGATTCCTCCGGTTACAGACCTCGCAGCCGCAGCAATGCCACCGCTGACCTGTTCTCCGCTCAAGAAACTGGAGACTTACTGGATACCGGTTTTGTCAATGACACCCCCTGGGATGGCCAGGATGAGGATTCAGAGGATGGTTCTGAGACAGAACTTCCGGGTTACGCTATCCCGCAAGAGCGGGGGGGAAGTCACCGTCGTCGTCGCCGCCGGAACGATAATGTCAAGCCGCAAGGCCATGACCGACGAGAATCCAGCGGGGGCAGGCGCAACCGCCCGGCAGAAGCTGGTTTGGAAGAACGATCGGACCGTCCAGAGCGGGCAGACACGAATGGTTCCCGGGTGGTCAATGGTTCTAACAGAGGCATCACGCCCAGACCAGAAGCGCCAGCGATCGAGGTCGATAGCGCAGCACCCATAGAGGAAGCCGCTCCGGTTGCCCTGCGTCAAGGTTGGGCCCAAAAATCAGAACGAGGTAAATCTGGGAGACGGGAGGGACGGCCCGCCCCTGCAGCACCAGAACTGGTCGTCGTCGAGATGACTCCAGAAGAACAGGAGCTTTACTCCCTGATGGGGATTTCGCCGCTGGTTCTGGTTCCACAGGGCGTGAAAGACCCTCGCACAGCCATGATTTCTGTCGTTTTACCCGGTGAGCGTCCCCTCGATTTGCCCCCAGGGTTAGAAGATGGTCGGTTACAGCCCACCGAGCCTGAATCTGAGCCAGAGGATGGGTTGGCCTTTGTGGAGGTCCCCCTGCCAGTAGAGATCTCCGATCTGCCACCAGCCATTGCTCAGAGCAACGAGGATGAAACGACAGACTCCTTGGTAGATCCAGACCCAGCGGAAGAACTGACCAAGACCAGTGTCAGTGAACCCGAAAATCGGCGGCGGCGGCGGCGCTCTTCGGCGGTAGACAGCAGCAGGTAG